The DNA window CAGCAGCGTGGCCACCTCCACGCCGAGCGCCACGTCGCGCTCCCCTGCGGCGTCCAGGCGGGGCCCGGCGAGGTGGCCCTCGGGGCAGAGCACCTGGGCGAGGAAGTCCGTGGGAGCGACGATGCGCACCCCGCGCGCCTCGAAGTAGGCGGCGATGGCGCGCAGGAGCGCGTCGTCGCGCACGGTGCGCAGCGAGGCGAGGATGCGCAGGGCGCCCAGGTCCGGGCGCACCTCGGTGAAGGCGCGCACCCGGCCGATGCCGCCGGCCATCACCGCGCGCGTGCAGCCGGCCGCCTTGAGCGCGCGCGCGATGCGGTCCACCTGCCCGAGCCGCACCCAGTGCAGCTCCTCGACCTCCGCGGCGAGCGCGGGGTCCGCCTCGCCGCGGTGGGCGACGGCCACCACCTCCAGCCCCTGCTCGCGCGCGGCGCGGGCGAAGAGGAAGGGCAGCTGGCCGTTGCCCGCGATGAGGCCGATGCGCTCCACGCGGGGGCTAGCGGGTGAGGCCGCGCTTGCTCGCGGTGACGAAGTCCACCAGGTGATCGATCTCCGGGTGGCCGCCCAGCTCCGAGCGCAGGCGGTCCACGGCCTCGGCCAGCGGGAGCTTCGCGCGGAAGAGGATGCGGTAGGCCTCCTTGATGCGGCCGATCTGCTCCTCGCTGTAGCCGTGGCGCTGCAGGCCCACGGCGTTGAGGCCGGCGAGCTCGGCGCGGTCTCCCTGCGCGGTGCAGTACGGGGCCACGTCCATCACCACCATGGCGCCGCCGGAGATGAAGACGTGCTTGCCGATGCGGGTGAACTGGTGCACCGCCATCAGGCCGCTGAAGATGGCGTGGTCCCCCACCTCCACGTGACCCGCGAGCGCGGAGCCCTGGCCCAGGATGATGCCGTTGCCGAGCTGGCAGTCGTGCGCCACGTGGCTGTTGGCCATGAGGAGGCAGCGGCTGCCGATGCGGGTGGCGCCGCCGCCGCCCACGGTGCCGCGGTGCAGGGTGACGAACTCGCGCACGGTGTTCTCGTCACCGAGCACCAGCTGCGTGTCCTCGCCCGCGTACTTGAGGTCCTGCGGCGCCGCCCCCACCGAGGCGAACTGGAAGATGCGGTTGCGGGCACCGATCGTGGTGCGCCCCTCGATCACCGCGTGCGGGCCCACCGTGGTGCCCTCGCCCAGGGTGACCTTGGGACCGATGACCGCGAAGGGCCCCACCTCCACCGTGGGGTGGAGACGGGCCTCGGGGTGCACGACCGCGGTGGGGTGGATGTTCGCCATCTGAGCGCCCTCGCGTCCGTGCCTCAGGCCGGCTCGCCCGCGGCGGCCGAGCCGTCCTTGTCCACCACGGTGGCGAGGAACTCGCCCTCGGCGACCTTCACGCCGTCCACGGTGGCCACGCCCTTCTGCTTCCAGACGGCGCCCTTGTGGCGCACGACCTCCACGGAGAGCTGCACGCGGTCTCCGGGGAGCACGGGCTTGCGGAACTTCGCCGCGTCGATGCCCATGAGGTAGGTGACCTTCTTCTCCGGGTCCATGTTCTCGCTCTTGTAGGCGAGGATGGCGCAGGCCTGGGCGAGCGCCTCCAGGATGAGCACGCCCGGCATCACCGGGTGGCCGGGGAAGTGGCCGTTGAAGAAGGGCTCGTTGACGGTGACGTTCTTGTACGCCACCAGCTTCTGCCCGGGGACGATCTCCACGACCCGGTCCACCAGCAGGAACGGGTAGCGGTGCGGCAGCAGTCGCTGGATCTCTCCGATGTCCATCATCCGCCCTTCTCCTTCTCGAGCTGTTCGAGCCTGCGGCGCAGGCTGCGCACTTCCTTGGTGAGGTCCGCGAGCTGGCCCTGCGCGGCCACGTTCTTGAGCCAGTCGCGGTGCGGGATCGCGGGGCTGCCGGAGACCACCTGGCCGTCCGGCACGTCGTGGGCGATGCCCGACTGGGCGCCCACCTTGGCCATGTCGCCGACGCGGATGTGGCCGACCACGCCCACCTGGCCGGCGAGCACCACGCCCTGGCCGAGCTCCGCGGAGCCCGAGACGCCGGCCTGCGCGCACAGGAGGCTGAGCGGGCCCACCTTCACGTTGTGGGCGATCTGCACCAGGTTGTCGATCTTGGTGCCGCGGCCGATGACCGTCTCGCCGAGGGTGGCGCGGTCGATGGTGGTGCAGGCGCCCACCTCCACGTCGTCCTCGATGCGCACGATGCCGGCCTGGGGCACCTTGAAGTGCTGGGGACCCTGAGGGCCCTCGGGGTCGAAGGCGAAGCCGAAGCCGTCCGCGCCCACCACGCAGGAGGCGTGGAGGACGACGCGGTCGCCGACGAGGCAGCCCTCGCGCACGGTGACGTTGGGGTAGAGGATGCAGTCCTCACCCACCCGGGCGTTCTCCCCCAGGTACACGCCGGGGAAGAGCACGCTGCGCGCGCCCACGCGGGCGCCCTCCTCCACCGTGGCGCCGGCCATCACGGTGGCCTCGAGGTCCACGAGCGCGCCGGGATGCACGATGGCGCCCAGGCGCACGCCGGGAGGCGGGCGCACGCGCGGGTGGAAGAGCTCGAGCAGCCGCGCGAAGGCGAGGTGCGGGTTGGGCACCCGCACGAGGCTGAGGCCCGCGCGCGGGGGGACGTCCGGGCCCACCAGCACCGCGGAGGCGTGGGTGGACTCGAACTCGCGGCGGTAGCGGGGGTTGCCGTAGAACGAGAGGTCGCCCGTGGCTGCCTCGGCGAGCCCGCTCAGCCCACGGATGGCCTGAGCAGGGTCGCCGAGCAGCTCGCCGCCCACGTGGGCGGCGAGGTCACCGAGGCGGCGGGTGGGCTTCTCGGCAGTCACGGGCGCGCGCTCCCTTCCCTACTTCTTGACCGGCGCGTCCTTGGCGGGCGCCGCGGGCTTGGCGGGGGAAGCGGCGGGCTTCGAGGCCGCGGGGGAGGCGTTGTAGGTGCGCACGACCTCGTTGGTGAGGTCCAGCTGGGCGAGCGCGAAGACGATGCCGGAGTCGCGCTTCTCGAAGACCATGGTCAGCCCGTCGCGCTGGGCGATGCGGCCGATGATCTGGTCGATCTTCGCCACGATGGGCTCCATCTCCTGGCGCTCCTTGTTGGCGGCCTCGGCGCGGCTGCCCTCGTACTTCTGGCCGAGCGCCATGACCTTCTTCTGCAGCTCGGTGGCGCGCTGGGTGCGCACCTCCTCGCTCAGCGCGCTGGCCTGCTTCTGCAGCAGCTCCTGCTCCTTGCGCAGCTGCTCCTGCTCGCGGTCGATCTCCTTCTGGCGGGACTCGAGCCACTGCTGGAGGCGGGCCTTGGCCGCCTTGCCCTCGTCCACCTCGAGCAGCACGCGCTGGTAGTCCACGTAGGCGAGCTTGGGCGCCGTCTGGGCGGCAGCGGCCACGGGAAGGACGAGCGACAGGGCAACGGCGACGGTCGACACGAGGCTTCGAAGCGACATGTTCAGCAACTCCTCAGCAGGTACGGCACGGGAGACGACAGCAGTGTGAGAGACACACGAGAGACGGCGCGCCGGGGCGCGTGTTCATCCGGGCGGGCGGCCAGGGGCCCCCCGCGCGGATGGGGCCGGCCCCGGGGCGCACGGCGGCGCACCGGGGCGCAGCGAGGGTTATCAGAAGAAGTTGCCGATGGTGAACTCGAAGAGGAGCTTGTCGTCTTCCGGGCGCCTGGTTAGCGGCACGCCCCACTCGAAGCGCAGGGGGCCCACGGGGCTGAACCAGCGGATGCCGAAGCCCACGGAGTGGAACATGCCGAGCGGCAAGTTGTCCTGCTTGTCCTGGAAGAAGCGCTCGTTGGGGGCGTAGGCGTTGCCGGCGTCGTAGAAGAGCACGCCGCGCAGGCCGGCCTTCTCGAGGATGGGCACCTCGAGCTCGAAGTTGAGGACGATCTGCTTGTCGCCGCCCACGTCCAGCTTGCTCACCGTGGCGTCCGGATTGCTGGAGGTGCCGGCGATGATGGTGGGGCTGATGCTGCGCAGGAAGTAGCCGCGCACGGTGTTGATGCCGCCCAGGTAGTAGAGCTCGGAGATGGGCACCGGGCGGGTGTCGTCCAGGTTCTGGATGTAGCCCACCGTGGCGTTGGTCTTGAAGACTGCGCCGAGCACGTGCAGCGGGAAGTACAGGCGCGAGTAGCCGCTGTAGCGCGCGAAGAGGAAGCTGCCGCCGAGGAACTGCGGGGCGAACTCCGCCGAGACCGAGTGGATGAAGCCCTTGGACGGGAAGAGGCGGTTGTCGCGCCGGTCCCAGGTGAGCGAGAGGCGCGCGGAGCTGGTGGTGCCGTCCAGGAAGTAGTTGGCGAGCACGTCGCGCTGCAGCTCGTTGCCGCTGCTCACCTTCACGAACTCGAGCGTGTAGCCGAGGCTCGCGTTGATGTCCTCGGTGAGGTAGCGGCCCAGCGACACGCTGCCGCCGGTGCTGTTGCGCACGAAGCTCGAGTAGTCCGCCTGCTGCCGGTAGAAGTCCGCCGAGAGCAGGTAGTTGGTGTCCAGGAAGTACGGGTCGAAGAAGGAGAGCTGCACCAGCGAGCGCAGGCCGGAGATCTGCGCGGAGGCGCTCACCGTCTGGCCCCACCCGAGGAAGTTGTTCTGGGAGACCTGGGCCGTGAAGATGAAGGTCTCCACGCTGGAGAAGCCGAGGCCGACCTGGAAGGTGCCCGTGGCCTTCTCGCGCACCTCCACCTGGAGCACGATGAGGTCGTCGCGGCTGCCGGGCTTCTGGGTGACCTCCACGCTCTCGAAGAAGCCGAGCGCGGTGATGCGCTCCTTGCTGCGGCGCATGCCGGTGCCGCTGTAGAGCTCGCCCTCGTACACGCGCATCTCGCGGCGGATGACCTGGTCGCGGGTCTTCGTATTGCCCACGATGTCGATGCGCTCGATGGTGACCTGCTTGCCCTTCTGCGCGTCGAAGGTCACGGCGACGGTGCGGTGCTCCGGGTCCGTCGCGGTGACGGGGGAGATGTTCGCGTAGGCGTAGCCCTGGTCGTAGTAGACGTCCGTGATCGCCTGGATGTCCTGGGAGAGCTTGGTGCGGTTGAAGCGCTCTCCGCGGTGGCTCGTCATCAGCGACGCGAGCTTCTCCTTGGGGACGATGAGATCACCGGAGAAGTCGATGCTGGAGATGTCGTAGGGCTCGCCCTCGGTGATGCGCAGGGTGATGAAGATGTAGCGCTTGTCCGCGGACATCTGGACGGTGGGCTTGTCCACCTTCACGTTGATGTAGCCGCGGTCGTAGTAGGCGCCCTGGATGACGGCGAGGTCGCGCTGGAACATCTCCTCGCGGTAGGTGCCCTCGCCGGTGAGGAAGGAGAGGAAGCCGCCCTCCTTGGTGAGCATCACGTCGCGCAGGACGTCCGGGCTCACCTTCTCCGCTCCGATGAAGCGGATCTCCTTCACCATCACCTTCGCGTGCTCTTTGATGTGGAAGATGACGTCGACGGAGTTCTCGTTCGGGATCGGCTTGATCTCGTTGGTGACCTCCGCGAGGAAGTAGCCCTTCTCGATGTACTTCTCCTGCACCTTCTTCTGGTTCTTCTGGACGGCCTCCATGTCCAGGAGGCTGAAGGGCTTGATGTCGAGCGTCTCCTTGAAGTCGTCGTCGCTCAGCTCCTCGTTGCCCTCGAGCTTCACGGAGCGCACCGCGGGGCGCTCGCTGACGCGCACCACGTAGGCGATGCCGCCGGTGGGCAGCTGCTGGGTGAGCAGCTGCACGTCCTGGAAGAAGCCCAGGGCCCAGACGGCGCGCAGGTCGTCGTCCGTGAGCGAGGGGTCGAAGGGCTGCCCCACGCGCGTCTTGAGCGCGCGGCGCACGACCTCGGCCTCGACGCGGCGGTTGCCCTCCACGCGCACCTGCACGACGCGCTCGGCGGAGGGGTTGCCGGCATCGGAGCCGGCGGGAGCAGGCGCACCCGTGTCCGCACCGGTCTGGGCGTGTGAGCGCACCGGAGCCAGGGAGACCAGGGTGGCCGCGATCAGGGGCAGCCAGGAGCGGAGCGGGAGAACGGTGTGCCTCAAGAGAGCAGGGGGGCCGGTGAGGGGCGGGCGAATCTAGACGGAGCGTTCGCCAGCGCTCAATCCAAAAGCGAGCGGGGAGGTAGGACAAACACCTTCAGGCGGGGGTGACGTCGCCGCCGGCGAGCCGCAGGCGCCGCGGCATGGAGGCGGCGAGGACGGCGTTGTGGGTGACCACGACGGCGGTGATGCCGAGGTCGCGGTTCACCTCGCGCAGCAGCTGGTGGATGCCCTCGCCGGTGGCGGGGTCGAGGTTTCCGGTGGGCTCGTCCGCGAGCAGCAGCGCGGGCTTGAGCACGAGCGCGCGCGCGAGCGCCACGCGCTGGGCCTCGCCGCCGGAGAGCTCGCCGGGGCGGTGGTCCACGCGCGCACCCAGCCCCACCCGCTCGAGCAGCTCGCGCGCGTAGGTGTAGGTGGGACCGCGGTCGCGGCGCTGGATGAGCGCGGGCATGGCCACGTTCTCCAGGGCGGTGAACTCGGGCAGCAGGTGGTGGCTCTGGAAGACGAAGCCGATGGTGCGGTTGCGGAACTCGGCGATCTCCGCGTCGTTCATCGCGAAGAGCGAGCGCCCCTCGAAGAGGACCTCGCCGGCCGCCGGCGCATCCAGGGTGCCCAGCACGTGCAGGAAGGTGCTCTTGCCCGCGCCCGAGGCCCCGATGAGGCTCACCAGCTCGCCCTGCGCGATGTCCAGGGACACGCCGCGCAGCACGTCCACGCGCTTGCCGTGCAGGAAGTAGCTCTTGAAGACGTTGCGGATGCTGAGGAAGGACATGGCGCTCACTCGCCCTTGAGCCCTTCCACCGGCTCCACGCTCGAGGCCTTGAGCGCGGGGTAGATGGAGGCGAGATAGGTGATGAGCACGGCGATGACCACCGCGAGCAGGTTCTGCCCCCACTCGATGCGCACCGGCAGGTTGGGGATGTAATAGACCTCGGGGTCCAGCTTGATCCCCACGCGCTCGATGAACTTGCACCACGCGTAGCCGCTGAGCAGGCCGAGGAGGCCGCCCGCGACGCCGATCTGCAGGCCTTCCGCGAGGAAGATCTTCACGATGCCGCTGTCCGAGACTCCCAGCGCCTTGAGCACGGAGATCTCCTTGCGCTTCTCGAGCACCAGCATGATCACCGTGGCCACGATGAGGCCGGCCGCGACGATGATGATGATGGTGAGGATGATGCCCATCACCAGCTTCTCCAGGCGCAGCGCAGAGAAGAGGTTCTTGTTCATCTCGCCCCAGTCCTTCGCCCGGTAGGGGAAGCCCCCGAGCCGCTCCACCACCGCGCCGCCCACGCGCCGCGCATCGTCGATGTCCTCGACCTTGAGCTCGATGCCGTGGGCGCCCTTCACGTCGAAGAACTTCTGGGCCTCGCTGATCAGGATGTAGACGAACTTGGAGTCGTACTCGTACATGCCCGAGTAGAAGATGCCGGCCACCCGGAAGGCGCGGCTCTTGGGCATGGGGCCCGAGGGGCCCAGCTCGCTGCCCAGCGGGCTCACCACGCTCACCCGGTCTCCCACGAAGACGTGCAGGGAGGCGGCGAGCTCGCGGCCCAGGATGATGCCGGGCAGCACCGCAGGCTGCTTGGGCTCGGTGCGCTTGCCGATGATGGGGTCCTCGTCCTCGCCCTCGTCCTTCGCGGCGGGAGGCGGCGGAGGCTTCGCGCTCCCCTTCCCTCCCCCGAGCGCGAGCCCGTCCGGCGGGACGAGCAGGCGGGTCGCGGGCCCCTCGAGCGAGGGCGCGGTGAGGATCTGCTGCGGGTGCACGAGCCAGTCGAGCTTGCCGGGGGGCTGGATGTTCTCGGGCAGGTCGGTGACCTTGCCCACGGTGCCCGGGTCGATGCCCTTGATGATCACGCCGGCCACGTTGCCCTCGGCGATGATCATCACCTCGTTGAGGACGAAGGGGGTCTGCCCCACCACGCCGGGAACCTTCTCGATCTCCTTCATCACGCGGGGGTAGTCCTCCATCCCCTCCGCGCCGTACTTGGAGACCACCGCGTGCGCGTTGGTGCCGAGGATCTTCTGCTGCAGGTCCGCCTCGAACCCGCTCATCACCGAGAGCACGATGATCAGCGCCATCACGCCCACGCCCACGCCGCCCACGCTCAGGGCGGTCATCATGGCGGTGGGGCTCTGCTCGCGCAGCTTGAGGCGGTTCACCGCCGCGGCGGACTGCAAGGGGTCCGCGAGCCCCAGCGCGCGGATGCGGGTGCGCTCCACCGCGGCCTCGGCCGTGGCGATGATCCCGTAGATGATCAGCGGCGGCACGATGCCGAAGAGCAGCACCGCGAGCGTGCCCAGGATGAGCGAGGGGCGGAACACGCTCACGTGGCGGCGGGCCACGAAGAGCTCGAAGCCGTTGCGCAGGTCGAGCCGCCCGCTGCCCGCGGCGACGAAGCCGGTGTTGATGCCCAAGACCAGCCAGAGCACGAGGAAGGAGAAGACGAGCCAGTAGCCGAGCTCGGCGCGGCCCAGGAGCCCCGCGAGGTAGGTCACCTCGTCCAGCCGGTACATCAGCGCGCGCTGCAGCGCGGGCACGCTGCCCATCAGCGTGAGCAGCAGCGGGATGGGGGTGCCCAGGTAGATGACCCCCAGCGTGGCCTCGGGCACGCTGAGGCGGCGGGCGCGCGCGGCGCCCACGAAGCCCGCGGCGAACGCGATGAGCGCGGAGACCGCGAGCGCGATGGCGAAGGCGCCGGTGGGCGGCAGGTGCAGGCCCGCCTCGCGCGGGTTCGACTCCAGCTCACCGAAGCGCACGCCCGTGGCGAGGAAGGTCTGCAGCAGCAGGAAGACGAGCTCGGCGAGCAGGATGCCGCCGCCGTAGGACGCGAGGGTGCTCCAGTAGAAGTCGCGGTACTGCGCGAGCCGCGGGTAGAGCGGCGCGCCGGCGGCCGCGCTCGGTCCCTCGGCGGGGGCGTGCGAGCGGCGGATGCCCGCGGCCACCAGCGCCCAGCCCGCGAGCCACACGGCGGCCCCCAGCAGCAGCGGGCCGCTCGCGTGCGCGCCCTTCGCGGCGCCCCACGAGCCCAGGGAGCCGAGCAGCTGGGCCAGCGGGCCCCAGCCGAACAGCGCGCCGCCCAGCGGCAGCACGGCGCTCCCCCACCCCTCCGCGCGGGTCACGCTCGCGCCCAGCAGCGCGAGGCCCACGAGCGCCACGAGGGCGCCCGCCCACACGAGGCTCCAGCGATAGACGGTCTGCCGCTCGGCGTTCACGGGCGCGGAGGTCCTCACCGCGGCTGCGGCTTGAGGAGGGGGAAGAGGATGACGTCGCGGATGGACGGGGCGTCCGTGAAGAGCATGGCGAGCCGGTCGATGCCGATGCCCTCACCGGCGGTGGGCGGCATGCCGTGCTCGAGCGCGCGGATGTAGTCCTCGTCGTAGTCCATGGTCTCCTGCTGGCCGCGCTGCTTCGCGTCCAGCTGGGCCTGGAAGCGGCCCGCCTGGTCCACCGGATCGTTGAGCTCGCTGAAGGCGTTGGCGATCTCGCGGCCGGCCACGTACAGCTCGAAGCGGTCGGTGACCTCGGGGTTCTGGTCGTTCTTGCGCGCGAGCGGCGAGATGGCCGTGGGGAACTGGGTGATGAACGTGGGGTTCACCAGCGTGCCCTCCACGTGGTGCTCGAAGAGCGCCGCCACCAGCTCGCCGTGGTTCATGCCGGCAATCGCGCGCTTGTCGCTCTCCGAGGTGACGCCCTGGAGCAGCTCGGCGCGCAGCCGGTCCGCGTCCGCCATGTCCTTGTCGGTGAGCGAGGGCAGCTTCTCGCGGATGGCCTCGACCATGGGGATGCGGCGCCAGCCCTTGGCGAAGTCCAGGGTGTTGCCCTGGTACTGCACCTGGGAGCTGCCCGTCACCGCCTGCGCCGCGCCCGAGAGCATCTCCTCGGTGAGGTCCATCAGGTCCTCGTACGTGGCGTAGGCCTGGTAGAACTCGAGCATCGTGAACTCGGGGTTGTGCCGGGTGCTGATGCCCTCGTTGCGGAAGTTGCGGTTGATCTCGTAGACGCGCTCGAGCCCGCCCACCACGAGGCGCTTGAGGTAGAGCTCGGGGGCGATGCGCATGAAGAGCGGGATGTCGAGCGCGTTGTGGTGCGTCTTGAAGGGACGCGCCGCGGCGCCGGACACCAGCGGGTGCATCATGGGCGTCTCGACCTCGACGAAGTCGCGCCCGTCCAGGAACTCGCGGATGAAGCGCACGAGCTTGGTGCGCTTGAG is part of the Aggregicoccus sp. 17bor-14 genome and encodes:
- the bamA gene encoding outer membrane protein assembly factor BamA, with amino-acid sequence MRSHAQTGADTGAPAPAGSDAGNPSAERVVQVRVEGNRRVEAEVVRRALKTRVGQPFDPSLTDDDLRAVWALGFFQDVQLLTQQLPTGGIAYVVRVSERPAVRSVKLEGNEELSDDDFKETLDIKPFSLLDMEAVQKNQKKVQEKYIEKGYFLAEVTNEIKPIPNENSVDVIFHIKEHAKVMVKEIRFIGAEKVSPDVLRDVMLTKEGGFLSFLTGEGTYREEMFQRDLAVIQGAYYDRGYINVKVDKPTVQMSADKRYIFITLRITEGEPYDISSIDFSGDLIVPKEKLASLMTSHRGERFNRTKLSQDIQAITDVYYDQGYAYANISPVTATDPEHRTVAVTFDAQKGKQVTIERIDIVGNTKTRDQVIRREMRVYEGELYSGTGMRRSKERITALGFFESVEVTQKPGSRDDLIVLQVEVREKATGTFQVGLGFSSVETFIFTAQVSQNNFLGWGQTVSASAQISGLRSLVQLSFFDPYFLDTNYLLSADFYRQQADYSSFVRNSTGGSVSLGRYLTEDINASLGYTLEFVKVSSGNELQRDVLANYFLDGTTSSARLSLTWDRRDNRLFPSKGFIHSVSAEFAPQFLGGSFLFARYSGYSRLYFPLHVLGAVFKTNATVGYIQNLDDTRPVPISELYYLGGINTVRGYFLRSISPTIIAGTSSNPDATVSKLDVGGDKQIVLNFELEVPILEKAGLRGVLFYDAGNAYAPNERFFQDKQDNLPLGMFHSVGFGIRWFSPVGPLRFEWGVPLTRRPEDDKLLFEFTIGNFF
- the lysS gene encoding lysine--tRNA ligase, which gives rise to MEDKDLGSKEQEMYAQRLDKAEKWKAAGANPYGNGFRPLHLAADILQRHAADTAEQLEASPPPAYTVAGRIVAMRSFGKAAFIKLRDRSGELQVHVKKDALGEAYELFKLCDLGDFVGAEGVLFRSKTGELTLSATRLTPLTKSLRPLPEKWHGLTDVEVRYRQRYLDMVSNPDVKAVFLKRTKLVRFIREFLDGRDFVEVETPMMHPLVSGAAARPFKTHHNALDIPLFMRIAPELYLKRLVVGGLERVYEINRNFRNEGISTRHNPEFTMLEFYQAYATYEDLMDLTEEMLSGAAQAVTGSSQVQYQGNTLDFAKGWRRIPMVEAIREKLPSLTDKDMADADRLRAELLQGVTSESDKRAIAGMNHGELVAALFEHHVEGTLVNPTFITQFPTAISPLARKNDQNPEVTDRFELYVAGREIANAFSELNDPVDQAGRFQAQLDAKQRGQQETMDYDEDYIRALEHGMPPTAGEGIGIDRLAMLFTDAPSIRDVILFPLLKPQPR
- a CDS encoding OmpH family outer membrane protein yields the protein MSLRSLVSTVAVALSLVLPVAAAAQTAPKLAYVDYQRVLLEVDEGKAAKARLQQWLESRQKEIDREQEQLRKEQELLQKQASALSEEVRTQRATELQKKVMALGQKYEGSRAEAANKERQEMEPIVAKIDQIIGRIAQRDGLTMVFEKRDSGIVFALAQLDLTNEVVRTYNASPAASKPAASPAKPAAPAKDAPVKK
- the lpxA gene encoding acyl-ACP--UDP-N-acetylglucosamine O-acyltransferase, with product MANIHPTAVVHPEARLHPTVEVGPFAVIGPKVTLGEGTTVGPHAVIEGRTTIGARNRIFQFASVGAAPQDLKYAGEDTQLVLGDENTVREFVTLHRGTVGGGGATRIGSRCLLMANSHVAHDCQLGNGIILGQGSALAGHVEVGDHAIFSGLMAVHQFTRIGKHVFISGGAMVVMDVAPYCTAQGDRAELAGLNAVGLQRHGYSEEQIGRIKEAYRILFRAKLPLAEAVDRLRSELGGHPEIDHLVDFVTASKRGLTR
- a CDS encoding ABC transporter ATP-binding protein; translation: MSFLSIRNVFKSYFLHGKRVDVLRGVSLDIAQGELVSLIGASGAGKSTFLHVLGTLDAPAAGEVLFEGRSLFAMNDAEIAEFRNRTIGFVFQSHHLLPEFTALENVAMPALIQRRDRGPTYTYARELLERVGLGARVDHRPGELSGGEAQRVALARALVLKPALLLADEPTGNLDPATGEGIHQLLREVNRDLGITAVVVTHNAVLAASMPRRLRLAGGDVTPA
- a CDS encoding ABC transporter permease; the encoded protein is MNAERQTVYRWSLVWAGALVALVGLALLGASVTRAEGWGSAVLPLGGALFGWGPLAQLLGSLGSWGAAKGAHASGPLLLGAAVWLAGWALVAAGIRRSHAPAEGPSAAAGAPLYPRLAQYRDFYWSTLASYGGGILLAELVFLLLQTFLATGVRFGELESNPREAGLHLPPTGAFAIALAVSALIAFAAGFVGAARARRLSVPEATLGVIYLGTPIPLLLTLMGSVPALQRALMYRLDEVTYLAGLLGRAELGYWLVFSFLVLWLVLGINTGFVAAGSGRLDLRNGFELFVARRHVSVFRPSLILGTLAVLLFGIVPPLIIYGIIATAEAAVERTRIRALGLADPLQSAAAVNRLKLREQSPTAMMTALSVGGVGVGVMALIIVLSVMSGFEADLQQKILGTNAHAVVSKYGAEGMEDYPRVMKEIEKVPGVVGQTPFVLNEVMIIAEGNVAGVIIKGIDPGTVGKVTDLPENIQPPGKLDWLVHPQQILTAPSLEGPATRLLVPPDGLALGGGKGSAKPPPPPAAKDEGEDEDPIIGKRTEPKQPAVLPGIILGRELAASLHVFVGDRVSVVSPLGSELGPSGPMPKSRAFRVAGIFYSGMYEYDSKFVYILISEAQKFFDVKGAHGIELKVEDIDDARRVGGAVVERLGGFPYRAKDWGEMNKNLFSALRLEKLVMGIILTIIIIVAAGLIVATVIMLVLEKRKEISVLKALGVSDSGIVKIFLAEGLQIGVAGGLLGLLSGYAWCKFIERVGIKLDPEVYYIPNLPVRIEWGQNLLAVVIAVLITYLASIYPALKASSVEPVEGLKGE
- the lpxD gene encoding UDP-3-O-(3-hydroxymyristoyl)glucosamine N-acyltransferase, translated to MTAEKPTRRLGDLAAHVGGELLGDPAQAIRGLSGLAEAATGDLSFYGNPRYRREFESTHASAVLVGPDVPPRAGLSLVRVPNPHLAFARLLELFHPRVRPPPGVRLGAIVHPGALVDLEATVMAGATVEEGARVGARSVLFPGVYLGENARVGEDCILYPNVTVREGCLVGDRVVLHASCVVGADGFGFAFDPEGPQGPQHFKVPQAGIVRIEDDVEVGACTTIDRATLGETVIGRGTKIDNLVQIAHNVKVGPLSLLCAQAGVSGSAELGQGVVLAGQVGVVGHIRVGDMAKVGAQSGIAHDVPDGQVVSGSPAIPHRDWLKNVAAQGQLADLTKEVRSLRRRLEQLEKEKGG
- a CDS encoding UDP-2,3-diacylglucosamine diphosphatase LpxI domain-containing protein, whose translation is MERIGLIAGNGQLPFLFARAAREQGLEVVAVAHRGEADPALAAEVEELHWVRLGQVDRIARALKAAGCTRAVMAGGIGRVRAFTEVRPDLGALRILASLRTVRDDALLRAIAAYFEARGVRIVAPTDFLAQVLCPEGHLAGPRLDAAGERDVALGVEVATLLGRADVGQTVVVRGGHVLALEAVEGTDETIRRGAQLGGKGAVVVKRCKPGQDLRFDLPAVGPRTLEVMAEAGARVLALEVGRTVLLDAPALFAAAQTHGITIVGVR
- the fabZ gene encoding 3-hydroxyacyl-ACP dehydratase FabZ; translation: MMDIGEIQRLLPHRYPFLLVDRVVEIVPGQKLVAYKNVTVNEPFFNGHFPGHPVMPGVLILEALAQACAILAYKSENMDPEKKVTYLMGIDAAKFRKPVLPGDRVQLSVEVVRHKGAVWKQKGVATVDGVKVAEGEFLATVVDKDGSAAAGEPA